One Cardiocondyla obscurior isolate alpha-2009 linkage group LG09, Cobs3.1, whole genome shotgun sequence genomic window, TGAAATAGAGGGCTTGGAAGGATTTAGGAAAAGTGTGAAAGTGTACAGATCACCGGTGAAAGCAACAGGAGAGGGAGGTGAGGGGGGAATAAGCAAGGAAGGTTTTGAAGAGGTAATAAAGGAAATGAGAAGTGGATTTGCAAGGATTCAAGCGCAGATGGAGGAAGTAAGGGAAATAAAGGtacaaataagaaaggaaatagaagaattgaagataatatggaaaaaagagaagatagacttagagaaaagaatggacgagatggaaaaaagaataaaggaaaaaaaatatgagggaggTAAACTGGAAATACCAGAAGAAATACAGGGAAAGGTTTTGAGTctagaagaaagaacgagaatgctggaaatggcaaaagaaagagaaaagaaagaatggaggaaaaacaatttaataataagaggtataaagataaaaagtgaggaaaaaaggcgctgaaagaacaagtgggagaaataatagaagcaacaggagtgaaagcaaagatagaGGATGTAAATAAGATAGGAGGAGTAAATAAAGGAGGTTATGGTATGGTGTGGGTAAAGATGGAAagtttcaaagaaaaattggaaatattaagatgtaagggaaaattaaaggacaggacggaatggataggagacgatctgacagaatacgaaaggaaagtggaatggcttataaagagagaagcggataaattgaaaagagaaggaaaacaggtaaaaatagggtacaaaaagatatgggtaaataaagaaatgtggatATGGGATGACTTGaaggaagaattgagaaaatgggatggtgcgaaagaatttgaaaaagaagggaataaaagaaagaaggtgATAGCAGACAGattaaatgcaagtttttaaaaagaggcggaagaagagaacgaaatGAGCTGGGAAGagtggagagaaaagaggaggaaggggaaaaagaaaaggatgaagaaaaaaatagaaaaaggaaagataaaagacaaaaagaaaaagaaagggagaaaaaggagaaaggaaaggaaaaggcggaggtaaaagacagaaacgtgagaatagtgttttggaatgtggcaggaatagaaaacaaggatGAAGATTTTTGGAAGAACATGGAAAAATGGGAggtgatatatatgtgtgaaacttggttggaagaaaaaaatggaaggggATAAGAAGTAAATTGCCAAAGGGctataaatggataaataaggggcagaaaagaaaaataagaaggggagggcaatgggggaatggtgatgggatggagggaggaattggaaggagaagaagaattggaatttaaagatagaaaaggaatgataggaataaagataaaaagtggaaaggtatggtggaaaatagcaggggtaTACGTAAATGAGGATTTAGAAGACATAACAGAGAACATGAGAAActggatggatgaaaaagaggaaggaacgagatatctgataggaggagactttaatgtgaggacgggagaagagggcgggctatgggatgaagaaaaagaagaagaagacaaggaagagagaaaaaggagaacaaaagataaaaaaattacaggaaaaggaaaaaaattctgtaaagttctggaagaagcaggatggggaatagttaatggttgtacaagaggagatgaagagggtgaatggacatatgtagggggaagaggaaaaacagtAATAGATTATGTGATCAGTAATGTGGaatcaaaaggagaaatagtagaaatgaaggtgggggaagaagtggactcagaccacttaccgttaatagtgacgatcaaaagggagggagaaaagaggagaagatgcaaatatggtataaaaaagagcacgagactGGCTTGgggtgagaaggagaggaaaatgttcagggaaaaatataaagaaaaaagagagaaagaaaacaatacggaggaaaattggagaagttttagtaaggaactggagaaaacaaagaaagtagttaaaaaggaaatgaaaaaagaggagggggaaaaaccaaaagaaagatggtggaatgaagattgcaaaaagaaaaaaggtgaagtaaaagaagaaatgttaaattggaggaagggggaagggagtgaggagaattacaaaaagaagaaaagagagtaTAAAAAACtatgtgaggagaaaaaattgcaagaaaaggtgagatgggagaaagaaatagaaaagattagaacagagggagaagtatggaaagtagtaaacaaaggaagaaaaaaaaggaaggaagtggaggaaaaaataaagattgaagagtgggacggatattttaaggaaatgttaggaggagtggaatggagagtaagagaagaattaggaggaaagagaatagaagacaatgaggaagatataaatagagaggaatttgaaaatgtaataagaaagttgaaaaaaggaaaagctgcAGGAAGTGATGggttagaaaatgaaatatggaaatggggaggggggaaagtaaaagagaaattatgggaAACGTGCAAAAGGGtatggaggggggaggggatgccggaggaatggagagaaggtgTGATAGTTCCGGTgcttaaaaaaggaaaaggggaaaaagtagaagagtatagagggataacgctgacacagactgcgtacaaagtgtatgcatctatgttagcagaaagactaagaaaggaaatagaagaaaaagaaattttaccgcagagtcaagccggttttagaagagacatggggacagtggatcaaatatatgtgttaaattatttgctaaataagaagatagaagaaaaggaaggtaaaatggtaattgtgtttatagatatgaaagcggcttttgactctgtagacaggagaaaattggtggaaacaatgaagaaaagaggggtaagggagggattgataagaaggtgtgaagaaatattagaggaaacggtgaataaagtaaaGGTGAAGGATAAAGAGGGGAAAAGTTTCTGGACAACAAAAGGAGTAAGACAGGGTTGTCCGCTTAGTCCTAGCTTGTTCACGCTCTTGTTGGCAGACatagatgaagaattagaaaaaggaggatgggggggtataagaataaaagacaggagagtttactcgctggcgtatgcggatgacattgcgctactggcagaaaatgaggcaggcatgaaaggaatgattaaaagtatggaagaatatgtaaaggaaaagggattggaagtgaatgtaaagaaaacaaagataatgaggtgtagaaaggggggaggaagatggaaaaaaactaaatgggtatggaaaggggaagaaatagaggaagtaaaaagtttcaagtatttgggatacacaattatgagaaatggagagcagaaagagcatgtaaaggacagagtaagaagagcggcaagaataatggggcaggtgtggagtataggtaaaagaaaattcggaaaagattggagtaaaagaatatggctatttgataaactggtatggtcggttattaattacggcgtggaaatatggggatggaaggaaagagaagaggtggagatattacaggaaaaatacctgagatgggtactgggagtaagaagatatgtaccaggatatatggtgagagaagaactacagagggataaattgaaaggtagagcagggatgagagcatggaaatatgaaaaaaggttagaagaagggaaaggaggtgttttagcaaaatggtgctgggaagaaatgaaggaaagagcaagggagggaagaagcaagggaaaatgggaaaaagaaagagaggaattttttgaaaattttgggtggtcgggaaaagaggtggaagatttaagagaaagaggggaaataaggggggaatatttggtgaaaaaggataaagaatggcaaagagaggaaagatggaaaaaaataagagagtcaagatttaataagtattataaaaaagtgaaagaggaagggataccaggatatttgaaattgggatggaaagaagaaaaatggcaaagaatggcaaaatttagattaggggaggaaatgagaggaaataaatattgggaggaagaggagaaaagaaaatgtagaatatgtttggagaaggaagaaacgtgggaacatatatgggaggagtgtatagattggggaaacgagattagttgggaggaaatggtggaggaaattctgggaggggaaggaagggggatagattggttggaaaatttggaaagaacaagggaaaaaaataggagtgactgaaagtatgaaagaaaaagcgtcggaagcgggggtccaaagatagaatttaaggtaAAATTAAGGCAAAACAATGTAAAGTATGAATGGAagtgtgatctctctctctctcgacgcgtaggcaatagaataggaaaaaggcgtagatataagtttttactttcaggaaacggctgtgagaagaaagaagattataaaagtagaaatagtctagagataagaatgaagtttgaaaatatattttataaaattgtaaacagaaaattggggaagtgaaagtcccggtgtacctctgaggagaaataaacaccttatatatatataattcgtaagcaattataatattcaacggaaaaatattaaacggtacTAAGGAGGTATTTAACTGTGACTTTTTATACGTCCGTACTCGTTGACGACTCTTTTTGAAATGCTTGGCTCtctatattatttctaacgtTAGATCATAAAGGGGCTTTCTGGGTCTTTGTTTCATTAGGTTTATTCCTTTTCTTATCTTATTAATCTAAAGTCATGTACCGTTTCCTGTTTACGAAAAACTGTTTATTGGTATATTGATTAGAccttatttaaagataaatttataattaacaataaaaacgcatatattttaacacctctccttaaatttatactttaaagaaaaatcaattatataatttttaacaaatttctgaatttcttaaatttattacttacaATACCAAGAGATTTAGTAAATATATTAGCTAAATTATCattagtatttattttaataatattaatttttccttgattataattttcataaatataatgCGAGTGTACTTctatatatttagaattcttcgttaaattttcataCTTAGCTAATGCAATTGCACCCGCATTGTCTTCGTAAATCTTTACTAGTTTATTTATAATCTCACCCAAATCTCTTAgtagatttattataattcttaCTTCGCTTACTATCTCTGATAGAGCAACATATTCGACGGCTGTAGATGATTTTGTTACACTTCCTTGTTTTCTCGACTTCTAATATATGGTATTaccataaaatttaattacatatccTGTTGTGGATTTTCTGTCTACTATATCTTTAGCCCAATCAGCATCAACAAAGCATTCAAGAGGTTCATATGTTATACCCTTTTCAAACGTTAGTTTCAGATCTCGCGTgtggtataaatattttaaaattattaatgcgtATTTAAAGTGTGTATCTGTATATGAATTCTGAAAACGACTATGATAATTTATACTATAGCTTATATCAGCTCTTGTTCCGGTACTTATATAAAGTAATGCTCCAATTATATttctgaatttaatatttgtgcTTGCTGATTGTGCTGGTTCTAGCTCCAAATTCTGTTCCATTAGAGTTTGGAATGTTTTTGAGTTCATAATATTGTATCTTTTGACAAGTGATTCTATATAATCTGATTGATCTAAAGtcattttactattatttaagtcatatataatatttattcctaaatacattttgattttaccaagattttttaacaggaatttattaaataatttttctttaatttgatttattttaattcgatttttttcgcatattaataaatcatccACAAATGCTATTAAGTATATCTTATCATTATCGcagtttaatatataaagacaATAATTATTGTTGCTTTTTTCAAATCctaatttacttaaataattatttaaacactCATACCATAATCTTGGGCTTTCTTTTAACTTATATAAAGccttatttaatttgcatactGTTACGCCCGTTCCTGGTTTTGGCGCGCGGGATCGCCGTAAAGGCGGACGCGCTTGAAGACGGTCCGGATCTTCAAGAATTAGTTGGGCTGTTCCTCGTTGCTAGGGAACAGCTCTATTAAATGTCAGTTTTGTAAATAGTCAGTCTTTCTTGTGACATAAACAAGGACGGTCATGTTTGCTTAATAAAGTTGctttattagtttttattaaaattgagtcTCGCTTTATTCCGTGTGAGTGATCCGCGAGTGTGAGAAAGTGAGTGCACGTCCGGGGCTCGCGGAGGCAGTAAGACGACGGTACAAAATCCGAGGAGCGGCGTAACAATACATTGTCTGTTCCATTTTCATAACTTTGTGGCTGCTTAATATATACTTCGGATTTGATTTTACCGTTTAAAAATGCTGTTTCAACATCCATCTGAAATATagacaatttattttgacaACAATAgcttaataaaagttttagaGTTTGCATCTTTGCTACCGGTGAATATATATCTTCTAAACTTTCTTCCTGTTCAAATCCTCGAACTACTAGCCTAgccttttttaaattgtttggtttctttgtaaatatccattttacattaaaaatttttttattggctgGTGACGAAACTAATTcctatgttttattttttattaaacattctATTTCTTTGTTCATTGCTTGTTTCCAGCCGTCTGCTTCTCTTGAGTTTATTGCTTCATCATAATTAAAAGGACTCCGCACTTACGTAATTAACATTGTTTACCGCTTCTCGGTTGCTTAGGAAAAGGCTCGAGAGCAGGTagggaggagaaaaagattttGGAGAGTGACGTAACTACTGATCCTTGCGTGGCACGTGCTTAGAAgtgccacgcgtaaacgcgctaGAAATGGGTTTAAGTTAATTGCGAGATGGAGTTAGCGCGTTATTTCGGTACTTTTtaaggaaagaaatttaattcttattccctggaACAGAACCAGAGGTGATTTTTTACAAACAAAGGATATTTAggttattttgaaataattgattcagaattttcaattataaaaattggtaaatttaatataaatcaagtacatttgaaatataaaaacaaagtTAGTGAATTGAtagaaagaataataaaatagaagaagGGAATAAAtcttaacaataaataaattttgaacaTATTTAAACTGAAGAAATTACATTaagagtttaaaaaataaatgtatataagtaagagtgtgtgtatgtgtatttACAGAAGTGTAAGATTTTTATGGTGTcattctatttctattatttccgcGACTCGTGTGGTTGATCGCGGAAATACTTGATCAATGAGCCTGATCGGAGCTAGGAAAGGCAGTTCCACTCCAGGATAATGATTAGGAAGTTTTCGTCAGGAGACGCCCTGCTGGCTTGTCTCCTAATTTCTTCAGGATCGAAATGGTCGGGGCCTATGGtaaaggccctttccgggataggatccgtccacggagtgtaggtcctccggaggagcttGAGGAGGGATCAACGACCGCTCTCGGTTTCTCTTGCTCCCCGAAGAACTCCACACTTGGGACGGTGAAAAGAAAAGGTTCCGGGCTGTCAGGTTCTTGCCAAGAAACGGTTTCGTCCTCAGCAAAGAAACCGACCTTCTCGGGTTCCCCACAAAAGGATAATATGGAAGGGTTCGGCGAGAAGCACGCTCTAGAAGCAGCTCCAGGAAAATGTTCGTCGGAATTGGCGGAATAGTCCGGAGAATAAGAAGGAAAGGTAAAATGGAATTGCTCCGAGTCAGACTCTATTgacgtcggagatcttgcccGCGGTGGTGTAGGTGTCCGTGTCGGTTGTTGTTTTTCGTCTTCCGAGTCCTCGCCATTAAATGGCGAGTTGGGAGGAGCGGATGGAGGAGGCGACCACGGTCGCTCGGATCTTCTCTTAGGGGAATCGGCTGTGTCTTCccttggcgccgccgcgagcaggAATTGCACGAA contains:
- the LOC139105681 gene encoding MAP7 domain-containing protein 2-like, which produces MSEQEKGNVESGNEERKEEKGEEKTKKKMGRPAKVEMLKRERANSMPILEAWKQGEKRKERQEEKSEIEGLEGFRKSVKVYRSPVKATGEGGEGGISKEGFEEVIKEMRSGFARIQAQMEEVREIKVQIRKEIEELKIIWKKEKIDLEKRMDEMEKRIKEKKYEGGIENKDEDFWKNMEKWEVIYMCETWLEEKNGRG